A DNA window from Allokutzneria albata contains the following coding sequences:
- a CDS encoding protein kinase family protein produces MTGTPSEHKAPRREAAGALVPGAAIAGGRYRLLTHIGSDNRVPAQFWRGRDNSLGRDVALTLLVGDPRDPDSASRARRTLERSMHQAGFTHSGVARVIDVLWQGNGLDPAEGLYGIVVAEWTQGTDLIDLVAEGPLPAGTASKLLEPLAAAVEAAHHIGLVLGTDHPLRLRVTADGKLRLAFPGPHPEADARQDVRGLGAALYLLLTGRWALHEGTNGLPMAPTGPDGTVVSPQTLRPTLPHEISTVAVRSLVDTSIGGLRTGAAILRVLEQTAADEAEAAAIKAEEERLAAERAESADEIAKNKRGRKRKLALSFTALAAATVGVFAWLAFQVVGMFQQQPSHSGPTVAFSQPPTPNPQPGTPPPPANPPKAGDPASVASVSVYNVSGEPDNVNRIKRVIDGDPRSSWKTMTYRQPFPAPKPGVGVMVTFEEAVKLAKVVVDSPSDGTTVEVRSANSDDARLEDTKVIGSGTLASGDTEIQLNPEGSTKYVLLWITGLAGSEGRNVSELSELTFLRAE; encoded by the coding sequence CCGCGATCGCGGGTGGCCGGTACCGGCTGCTCACGCACATCGGCTCCGACAACCGGGTGCCCGCGCAGTTCTGGCGCGGCCGGGACAACTCGCTCGGCCGGGACGTCGCGCTCACGCTGCTCGTGGGTGATCCCCGCGATCCGGACAGCGCCTCCCGCGCCCGGCGCACCCTCGAACGCTCCATGCACCAGGCGGGCTTCACCCACTCCGGCGTGGCCCGCGTGATCGACGTGCTGTGGCAGGGCAACGGCCTGGACCCGGCGGAGGGCCTCTACGGCATCGTCGTCGCCGAGTGGACCCAGGGCACCGACCTGATCGACCTCGTCGCCGAAGGGCCGCTGCCCGCGGGCACCGCCTCGAAGCTGCTCGAACCGCTGGCCGCGGCCGTCGAGGCCGCGCACCACATCGGGCTCGTGCTCGGCACCGACCACCCGCTGCGGCTGCGCGTGACCGCCGACGGCAAGCTCCGCCTGGCCTTCCCCGGCCCTCACCCGGAGGCCGACGCCCGCCAGGATGTCCGCGGCCTCGGCGCCGCGCTCTACCTCCTGCTGACCGGTCGCTGGGCGCTGCACGAGGGCACCAACGGCCTGCCGATGGCTCCCACGGGCCCGGACGGCACCGTGGTCTCGCCGCAGACCCTGCGCCCCACGCTCCCGCACGAGATCTCCACCGTGGCGGTCCGGAGCCTGGTGGACACCAGCATCGGCGGACTGCGCACCGGCGCTGCGATCCTGCGCGTGCTGGAGCAAACCGCGGCCGACGAGGCCGAGGCCGCCGCGATCAAGGCGGAGGAGGAGCGGCTGGCCGCCGAGCGGGCCGAGTCCGCCGACGAGATCGCCAAGAACAAGCGCGGCCGCAAGCGCAAGCTGGCGCTGAGCTTCACCGCACTGGCCGCCGCGACGGTCGGGGTCTTCGCCTGGCTGGCATTCCAGGTGGTCGGGATGTTCCAGCAGCAGCCCAGCCACTCGGGCCCCACCGTGGCGTTCAGCCAGCCGCCGACGCCGAACCCGCAGCCGGGCACCCCGCCGCCCCCGGCCAACCCGCCGAAGGCGGGCGACCCCGCGTCGGTCGCGTCGGTGAGCGTCTACAACGTCTCGGGCGAGCCGGACAACGTGAACCGGATCAAGCGGGTCATCGACGGCGATCCGCGGTCGAGCTGGAAGACGATGACCTACCGGCAGCCGTTCCCGGCGCCGAAGCCGGGCGTCGGCGTGATGGTCACCTTCGAGGAGGCCGTGAAGCTGGCCAAGGTGGTCGTGGACTCGCCGAGCGACGGCACCACCGTCGAGGTGCGCAGCGCCAACTCCGACGACGCCAGGCTCGAGGACACCAAGGTGATCGGCTCGGGCACGCTCGCCTCCGGGGACACCGAGATCCAGCTGAACCCCGAGGGCAGCACCAAGTACGTGCTGCTCTGGATCACCGGACTGGCCGGCAGCGAGGGCCGCAACGTCTCCGAGCTCTCCGAGCTGACCTTCCTCCGAGCGGAGTAA
- the sigM gene encoding RNA polymerase sigma factor SigM, with amino-acid sequence MTAAASSDGALIAAHAAGDPHAFTELVRRHRDRLWAVALRTLRDPEEAADALQEAFISAFRAAGSFRAESQVTTWLHRIVVNACLDRIRRRQARPTVPLPEAGPGEPAVSRDAMADRETSLAVQSALAELPAEQRSAIVLVDVEGYSVAETAKILGIAEGTVKSRCARGRAKLAKVLGHLRNPDVGADVSHDAGARQARRHGEGR; translated from the coding sequence GTGACAGCCGCTGCCAGTTCGGACGGTGCTCTCATAGCGGCACACGCCGCGGGCGATCCCCACGCGTTCACCGAGTTGGTGCGCAGGCATCGGGATCGGTTGTGGGCGGTAGCCCTGCGCACCCTCCGCGATCCGGAAGAGGCGGCCGACGCGCTCCAGGAGGCGTTCATCTCCGCCTTCCGCGCCGCCGGCTCGTTCCGCGCCGAGTCCCAGGTGACCACCTGGCTGCACCGGATCGTCGTGAACGCCTGCCTAGACCGGATCCGCCGCCGCCAGGCCAGACCCACGGTGCCCCTGCCGGAGGCGGGCCCGGGGGAGCCCGCGGTCAGCAGGGACGCGATGGCCGACCGGGAGACCTCGCTGGCCGTGCAGTCGGCACTGGCGGAGCTCCCGGCGGAACAGCGCTCGGCCATCGTGCTGGTCGACGTCGAGGGCTACTCGGTCGCCGAGACGGCGAAGATCCTGGGCATCGCGGAGGGCACGGTCAAGAGCCGATGCGCCCGCGGCCGGGCGAAGCTGGCCAAAGTACTGGGGCACCTACGGAACCCCGACGTGGGTGCCGACGTCTCACATGATGCTGGGGCCAGGCAGGCACGGCGCCATGGGGAGGGAAGATGA
- the trxB gene encoding thioredoxin-disulfide reductase, which yields MSADVRNLIIVGSGPAGYTAAVYAARAQLDPLVFEGSQFGGALMTTTEVENYPGFRDGIMGPDLMEQMRAQAERFGAELRAEDVEEMDLAGEVKTVLANGVRYQARAVILAMGAAARYLHVPGEQALLGHGVSACATCDGFFFRDQDIAVVGGGDSAMEEATFLTRFAKSVTIIHRRDEFRASRIMLERARSNEKIKWLTNAAVTEVLGESSVTGVRVTDTVTGAESLLPVTGLFVAIGHDPRSELVRGQVDTDADGYVDVRHPSTATKIDGVFACGDLVDHTYRQAITAAGSGCSAAIDAERWLAEHAPAEEAVPAAAN from the coding sequence GTGAGTGCAGACGTCCGAAACCTGATCATCGTGGGTTCCGGCCCGGCCGGATACACCGCGGCCGTGTACGCGGCACGCGCCCAGCTGGACCCGCTGGTGTTCGAGGGCAGCCAGTTCGGTGGCGCGCTGATGACCACCACCGAGGTGGAGAACTACCCCGGCTTCCGCGACGGCATCATGGGCCCGGACCTGATGGAGCAGATGCGCGCCCAGGCCGAACGCTTCGGCGCGGAGCTGCGTGCCGAGGACGTCGAGGAGATGGACCTGGCCGGCGAGGTCAAGACGGTCCTGGCCAACGGCGTGCGCTACCAGGCCCGCGCCGTGATCCTCGCGATGGGCGCGGCAGCGCGCTACCTGCACGTTCCCGGGGAGCAGGCGCTGCTCGGGCACGGTGTGTCCGCGTGCGCGACCTGCGACGGGTTCTTCTTCCGGGACCAGGACATCGCGGTGGTCGGCGGCGGTGACTCGGCGATGGAGGAGGCCACCTTCCTGACCCGCTTCGCCAAGTCGGTGACGATCATCCACCGGCGCGACGAGTTCCGCGCCTCGCGGATCATGCTGGAGCGCGCCAGGTCCAACGAGAAGATCAAGTGGCTCACCAACGCGGCCGTCACCGAGGTGCTCGGGGAGAGCAGCGTGACCGGCGTGCGGGTCACCGACACGGTGACCGGCGCGGAGTCCCTGCTGCCGGTGACCGGCCTGTTCGTGGCGATCGGGCACGACCCGCGCAGCGAGCTGGTCCGCGGTCAGGTGGACACCGACGCCGACGGCTACGTCGACGTGCGGCACCCGAGCACCGCCACCAAGATCGACGGCGTCTTCGCCTGCGGCGACCTCGTCGACCACACCTACCGGCAGGCGATCACCGCGGCGGGCTCCGGCTGCTCGGCCGCCATCGACGCGGAGCGCTGGCTCGCTGAGCACGCCCCCGCCGAGGAAGCCGTTCCCGCGGCCGCGAACTGA
- the trxA gene encoding thioredoxin has product MANTVTVTDATFKDEVLNSSKPVLVDFWATWCGPCKMVAPVLEEIAAENAEKLTVAKLDIDANAGIARDYQIMSVPTLILFKDGQPVQKIVGAKPKAALLKEITDHI; this is encoded by the coding sequence ATGGCGAACACCGTGACCGTCACCGACGCGACCTTCAAGGACGAGGTCCTCAACAGCAGCAAGCCGGTGCTGGTGGACTTCTGGGCGACCTGGTGCGGGCCGTGCAAGATGGTCGCCCCGGTGCTGGAGGAGATCGCCGCGGAGAACGCGGAGAAGCTCACCGTCGCCAAGCTCGACATCGACGCCAACGCGGGCATCGCGCGGGACTACCAGATCATGTCCGTGCCGACGTTGATCCTGTTCAAGGACGGCCAGCCGGTGCAGAAGATCGTCGGTGCCAAGCCGAAGGCCGCGCTGCTCAAGGAGATCACCGACCACATCTGA
- a CDS encoding N-acetylmuramoyl-L-alanine amidase produces MLLLRRGDDGPAVAEIRATLVTLNLLPPANGSGRPDVFDGAVEHAVRTFQQQRGLITDGIVGPATYRSLCDARWRLGDRNLAYLVSNPMCGDDVYALQERMLELGYNAGRADGVFGSQTEHALRNFQRDYGLVVDGMCGPGTLRALRQLSPRARGGRQVFLREQENLRNSGPRLSGKRIVIDPGHGGQDRGVVVAGVAEADLVWDLARRLEGRMVATGMEALLSRGEQVCPAEADRAQFANKAGADLFLSLHTDANRSPLAEGVSTYHFGTGQGTTSSTVGEALAGLIQRELTARTGLLDCNTHPKTWETLRLTRCPAVRVEVGYLTNENDRRRLLDPAFRDIVAEGILVAVKRLYLLGENDQPTGTFTFKDLLQYELAKAD; encoded by the coding sequence ATGCTGCTGCTCCGCCGCGGTGACGATGGTCCAGCCGTTGCCGAGATCCGAGCCACCCTCGTCACACTGAATCTGCTGCCTCCGGCGAACGGCTCCGGTCGGCCTGACGTCTTCGACGGAGCGGTCGAGCACGCGGTGCGCACCTTCCAGCAGCAGCGCGGGCTGATCACCGACGGCATCGTCGGCCCCGCCACCTACCGCAGCCTCTGCGACGCCCGGTGGCGCCTCGGCGACCGCAATCTGGCCTACCTGGTGTCCAACCCGATGTGCGGTGACGACGTCTACGCGCTCCAGGAGCGGATGCTGGAGCTCGGCTACAACGCGGGCCGCGCCGACGGCGTCTTCGGCAGCCAGACCGAGCACGCGCTGCGCAACTTCCAGCGCGACTACGGCCTGGTCGTGGACGGCATGTGCGGTCCGGGCACACTGCGCGCCCTGCGCCAACTGTCCCCGCGCGCCCGTGGCGGCCGTCAGGTCTTCCTGCGCGAACAGGAGAACCTGCGCAACTCCGGCCCCCGGCTCAGCGGCAAGCGCATCGTCATCGACCCGGGCCACGGCGGCCAGGACCGCGGCGTTGTCGTCGCCGGGGTCGCTGAGGCCGACCTGGTCTGGGACCTCGCCCGCAGGCTCGAGGGCCGCATGGTCGCCACCGGTATGGAGGCGCTGCTCTCCCGTGGTGAGCAGGTGTGCCCAGCCGAGGCCGACCGCGCCCAGTTCGCCAACAAGGCGGGTGCCGACCTGTTCCTGTCGTTGCACACCGACGCGAACCGGTCCCCGCTGGCCGAGGGCGTGTCGACCTACCACTTCGGCACCGGCCAGGGCACCACGTCGTCCACGGTGGGGGAGGCGCTGGCCGGGCTCATCCAGCGCGAGCTCACCGCGCGGACCGGCCTGCTGGACTGCAACACCCACCCCAAGACGTGGGAGACGCTGCGGCTGACCCGCTGCCCCGCGGTGCGCGTCGAGGTGGGCTACCTGACCAACGAGAACGACCGCCGTCGCCTGCTCGACCCGGCGTTCCGCGACATCGTGGCCGAGGGCATCCTCGTCGCGGTGAAGCGGCTCTACCTGCTCGGTGAGAACGACCAGCCGACCGGCACGTTCACCTTCAAGGACCTGCTCCAGTACGAGCTGGCCAAGGCCGACTGA
- a CDS encoding GNAT family N-acetyltransferase, whose translation MSRRVDSVTLDNLDHLPRHCRGCVFWELAPHIKEQAEEFGQTELEKEAWVSSVLLEWGSCGRIAYSDNVPAGFVLYAPPNAVPRAAAFPTAPVSPDAVMLTSLKVLPEFEGTGLGRMLIQAVAKDLTRRGVKAIEAFGRAQDKDADSCVIPSGFLVSVGFKTVREHPRWPRLRLELRTGLTWKEDVEAALERLLGEVSITSTATISESSLR comes from the coding sequence GTGTCGCGACGCGTCGACAGCGTCACGCTGGACAACCTGGACCATCTGCCACGGCACTGCCGGGGCTGTGTGTTCTGGGAGCTGGCCCCGCATATCAAGGAACAGGCCGAGGAGTTCGGCCAGACCGAACTCGAGAAGGAAGCGTGGGTCTCCAGCGTCCTGCTGGAATGGGGCTCCTGCGGCCGGATCGCCTACAGCGACAACGTGCCCGCCGGCTTCGTGCTCTACGCGCCGCCCAACGCCGTTCCCAGGGCCGCCGCGTTCCCCACCGCCCCGGTCAGCCCCGACGCGGTCATGCTCACCTCGCTGAAGGTGCTGCCGGAGTTCGAGGGCACCGGGCTCGGCCGGATGCTCATCCAGGCCGTCGCCAAGGATCTCACCCGCCGCGGCGTGAAGGCGATCGAGGCCTTCGGCCGCGCCCAGGACAAGGATGCCGACAGCTGCGTCATCCCCTCCGGCTTCCTGGTCAGCGTCGGGTTCAAGACCGTCCGGGAGCACCCCCGCTGGCCGCGGCTGCGCCTGGAACTGCGCACCGGCCTGACCTGGAAGGAAGACGTCGAGGCCGCGTTGGAGCGGCTGCTCGGCGAGGTCAGCATCACTAGCACCGCCACGATCTCCGAGTCCAGCCTGCGCTGA
- a CDS encoding aminotransferase-like domain-containing protein, protein MNLPGQGPDQQSNPSVAAAAGRSLDPHVQRYAARTAGMTASEIRALFAVASRPEVVSLAGGMPYLAALPMDSLATDVAELIATEGQQALQYGSAQGIPQLREQICEVMALEGISAHPDDVVVTVGSQSALDMVTRIFCDPGDVVLAEAPSYVGALGTFTAYQAEVVHVEIDDNGLIPSALSAALDAVRASGRRVKFLYTIPNFHNPGGVTLSAERRPEILRICAEHDVLVIEDNPYGLLGFDGQTYPALRASEPDNVVYLGSFSKTFAPGLRVGWALAPHAVREKLVLAAESATLCPPTITQAVVSRYLAAHDWKGQIKVYQQAYRERRDAMLTALEQHLPAGCTWTRPDGGFYVWLTVPEGLDTKAMLPRAVTQRVAYVPGTAFYGDGFGSRQMRLSFCYPTPERIREGVRRLATVLEGELELLRTFGTVTTRQLSGPQSPSPDTA, encoded by the coding sequence ATGAACCTACCGGGACAGGGACCTGATCAGCAAAGCAACCCCTCGGTTGCGGCAGCTGCGGGTCGCAGCCTCGACCCGCACGTTCAGCGCTACGCGGCCAGAACCGCGGGCATGACCGCGTCGGAGATCCGCGCCCTGTTCGCCGTGGCCAGCCGCCCCGAGGTGGTCTCGCTGGCGGGCGGCATGCCGTACCTGGCCGCGCTGCCGATGGACTCGCTGGCCACCGACGTGGCCGAACTCATCGCCACCGAGGGGCAGCAGGCCCTGCAGTACGGCTCCGCCCAGGGCATCCCGCAGCTGCGCGAGCAGATCTGCGAGGTCATGGCGCTGGAGGGCATCTCGGCGCACCCGGACGACGTCGTGGTGACCGTCGGCTCGCAGAGCGCGCTGGACATGGTGACCAGAATCTTCTGCGACCCGGGCGACGTGGTGCTCGCCGAGGCACCGTCCTACGTCGGCGCGCTGGGCACCTTCACCGCCTACCAGGCCGAGGTCGTGCACGTCGAGATCGACGACAACGGCCTCATCCCGTCCGCGCTCAGTGCCGCGCTGGACGCCGTGCGGGCCAGTGGCAGGCGGGTGAAGTTCCTCTACACGATCCCGAACTTCCACAACCCCGGCGGCGTGACCCTCTCGGCGGAGCGCCGCCCGGAGATCCTGCGGATCTGCGCCGAGCACGACGTGCTGGTCATCGAGGACAACCCGTACGGGTTGCTCGGGTTCGACGGGCAGACCTACCCGGCGCTGCGGGCCAGCGAGCCGGACAACGTGGTCTACCTCGGCTCGTTCTCCAAGACCTTCGCCCCCGGCCTGCGGGTGGGCTGGGCGCTCGCGCCGCACGCCGTGCGGGAGAAGCTGGTGCTGGCCGCCGAGTCCGCGACGCTGTGCCCGCCGACGATCACCCAGGCCGTGGTGTCGAGGTACCTGGCCGCGCACGACTGGAAGGGCCAGATCAAGGTCTACCAGCAGGCCTACCGCGAGCGGCGGGACGCGATGCTCACCGCGCTCGAGCAGCACCTGCCCGCGGGCTGCACCTGGACCCGGCCGGACGGCGGCTTCTACGTGTGGCTGACCGTGCCGGAGGGCCTCGACACGAAGGCGATGCTGCCGAGGGCGGTCACCCAGCGCGTCGCCTACGTGCCGGGCACTGCGTTCTACGGCGACGGCTTCGGCAGCAGGCAGATGCGGTTGTCGTTCTGCTACCCGACACCGGAGCGGATCCGGGAGGGTGTGCGGCGGCTGGCCACGGTGCTCGAAGGGGAGCTCGAACTGCTGCGCACGTTCGGGACGGTGACGACGCGGCAGCTCAGCGGTCCGCAGTCGCCCTCGCCCGATACCGCGTGA
- a CDS encoding D-alanine--D-alanine ligase family protein, producing MSDRWIAVLSGGLSHEREVSLRSGRRLSAALRGTGLVVEEWDADGTLLSRLRGSRPDAVVVALHGGEGENGAVQSVLELTGVPFVGTDSRACRRAWDKPTAKAELARSGLATPDWVVLPHSTFRVLGAQAVLDSLVDRLGLPLILKPDQGGSALGARVVREAAELPAAMVGCLAYGDTVMAERYIEGVEVAVSVVDGPDGPTALPAVEIVPESGLYDYAARYTAGLTHYHAPARLSEAEAKAVGELAVAAHRLLGLRDVSRTDAIVAADGTVHFLEVNVSPGLTETSLLPMAVEAAGRSLGEVFAGLVEKAIARG from the coding sequence GTGTCGGATCGCTGGATCGCCGTGTTGTCCGGCGGGCTCTCGCACGAGCGCGAGGTCTCGCTGCGGTCGGGACGGAGGCTCTCAGCGGCTCTACGCGGCACCGGCCTCGTCGTCGAGGAGTGGGACGCTGACGGCACGCTGCTGAGCCGTCTGCGGGGCTCTCGGCCCGACGCGGTGGTGGTCGCGCTGCACGGGGGCGAGGGCGAGAACGGTGCCGTGCAGTCGGTACTGGAGCTGACCGGCGTTCCGTTCGTCGGGACCGACTCGAGGGCCTGCCGCCGGGCCTGGGACAAGCCGACCGCCAAGGCCGAGCTGGCCCGCTCCGGGCTGGCCACGCCGGACTGGGTGGTGCTGCCGCACAGCACTTTCCGGGTGCTCGGCGCCCAGGCGGTGCTCGACTCGCTGGTCGACCGCCTCGGACTGCCGCTGATCCTCAAGCCGGACCAGGGCGGTTCCGCGCTCGGAGCCCGCGTGGTCCGGGAAGCGGCGGAACTGCCCGCCGCGATGGTCGGCTGCCTGGCCTACGGCGACACCGTGATGGCCGAGCGCTACATCGAGGGCGTCGAGGTCGCGGTGAGCGTCGTCGACGGCCCGGACGGGCCGACGGCCCTCCCGGCGGTGGAGATCGTCCCGGAGAGCGGCCTCTACGACTACGCCGCGCGCTACACCGCCGGGCTCACCCACTACCACGCTCCGGCGCGGCTCTCCGAGGCCGAGGCGAAGGCGGTGGGGGAGCTGGCCGTCGCCGCGCACCGGTTGCTCGGTCTGCGGGACGTGTCGCGGACGGACGCGATCGTGGCCGCTGACGGCACCGTGCACTTCCTCGAAGTGAACGTCTCGCCCGGACTGACCGAGACCTCGCTCCTGCCGATGGCGGTGGAGGCGGCCGGGCGATCGCTCGGCGAGGTCTTCGCCGGACTCGTCGAGAAGGCCATCGCCCGGGGCTGA
- a CDS encoding ParB/RepB/Spo0J family partition protein, translating to MSERKGGLGRGLAALIPQGPPGGAAAAAGAGGGLAVANRDGGKPEEFTGQVAGAVYREVPIPEIKTNAKQPRQVFDDEALAELEHSIREFGLMQPIVVRELSRNSYELVMGERRLRASKQAGLTKIPAIVRQTADDAMLRDALLENIHRVQLNPLEEAAAYQQLLEEFEVTHEELASRIGRSRPVITNMIRLLKLPLPVQRRVAAGVLSAGHARALLGLEDSAGQEELAARIVAEGMSVRATEEAVTLAKSEQPAKPKPAPRKPMHAPGLQELAERLSDSFDTRVKVELGKRKGRIVVEFGSVDDLERIVAMMQPNPANRA from the coding sequence ATGAGTGAACGGAAGGGCGGCCTCGGACGGGGCCTCGCCGCACTGATCCCGCAGGGCCCACCGGGTGGTGCCGCCGCGGCGGCCGGTGCGGGCGGCGGGCTCGCCGTGGCCAACCGCGATGGCGGGAAGCCGGAGGAGTTCACCGGGCAGGTCGCGGGTGCGGTCTACCGCGAGGTGCCGATCCCCGAGATCAAGACCAACGCGAAGCAGCCGCGTCAGGTCTTCGACGACGAGGCGCTGGCCGAACTGGAGCACTCGATCCGCGAGTTCGGCCTCATGCAGCCGATCGTCGTGCGCGAGCTGTCCCGCAACTCCTACGAGCTCGTCATGGGCGAGCGGCGGCTGCGGGCGTCGAAGCAGGCCGGGCTCACCAAGATCCCGGCCATCGTCCGGCAGACCGCCGACGACGCGATGCTCCGGGACGCGCTGCTGGAGAACATCCACCGCGTCCAGCTGAACCCGCTCGAAGAGGCGGCGGCCTACCAGCAGCTGCTGGAGGAGTTCGAGGTCACCCACGAGGAGCTGGCCTCGCGGATCGGCCGCAGCCGCCCGGTCATCACCAACATGATCCGGCTGCTGAAGCTCCCCCTCCCCGTGCAGCGACGCGTCGCTGCCGGAGTGCTCTCCGCCGGGCACGCCCGCGCGCTGCTCGGCCTGGAGGACTCCGCGGGCCAGGAGGAGCTGGCGGCGCGCATCGTCGCCGAGGGCATGTCGGTGCGGGCCACCGAGGAGGCGGTCACCCTCGCCAAGAGCGAGCAGCCCGCCAAGCCGAAGCCCGCTCCTCGCAAGCCGATGCACGCGCCCGGTCTCCAGGAACTCGCCGAGCGCCTGTCGGACAGTTTCGACACTCGGGTGAAGGTCGAACTCGGCAAGCGGAAGGGCCGGATCGTCGTCGAGTTCGGCTCGGTGGACGACCTCGAACGCATCGTGGCGATGATGCAGCCGAATCCGGCAAATCGGGCATAG
- a CDS encoding ParA family protein — protein sequence MTTSDQFSGWTPIAEEAARATKVLHPDAHQLPRPAQRRILTVANQKGGVGKTTSTVNLAAALAIHGLKVLVIDLDPQGNASTALGVEHRSGTPSIYEVLIGEISVSDAAAVSSQSDNLYCVPATIDLAGAEIELVAMPNREGRLKEALSPESLDELRPDYVFIDCPPSLGLLTVNALVAAREVLIPIQCEYYALEGLGQLLRNIELVQAHLNPTLDVSTILLTMYDGRTKLADQVTSEVRSHFGDHVLKTVIPRSVKVSEAPGFGQTVLAYDPGSRGAMSYLDAGRELAIRGTQMERT from the coding sequence GTGACGACCTCCGACCAGTTCTCCGGGTGGACCCCGATCGCCGAGGAGGCCGCCAGGGCCACCAAGGTGCTCCACCCCGACGCACACCAACTCCCCCGGCCCGCACAGCGCCGGATTCTCACCGTCGCCAACCAGAAGGGCGGAGTCGGCAAGACCACGAGCACGGTCAACCTGGCCGCTGCCTTGGCCATACACGGCCTGAAGGTCCTCGTGATCGACCTCGACCCGCAGGGCAACGCCAGCACCGCCCTGGGCGTCGAGCACCGCTCCGGCACCCCGTCCATCTACGAGGTGCTGATCGGCGAGATCTCCGTGTCCGACGCGGCCGCGGTCAGCAGCCAGTCCGACAATCTCTACTGCGTCCCGGCCACCATCGACCTGGCCGGTGCGGAGATCGAGCTCGTCGCCATGCCCAACCGGGAGGGGCGGCTCAAGGAAGCCCTCTCCCCCGAGTCGCTGGACGAACTCCGCCCGGACTACGTCTTCATCGACTGCCCGCCGTCGCTCGGCCTGCTCACGGTGAACGCGCTCGTGGCGGCCCGCGAGGTGCTGATCCCGATCCAGTGCGAGTACTACGCGCTGGAGGGGCTCGGTCAGCTGCTGCGCAACATCGAGCTGGTGCAGGCCCACCTCAACCCGACGCTGGACGTCTCCACGATTCTGCTGACGATGTACGACGGGCGCACCAAGCTGGCCGACCAGGTCACCTCCGAGGTCCGCTCGCACTTCGGGGACCACGTCCTGAAGACGGTCATCCCCAGGAGTGTGAAGGTCTCGGAGGCGCCGGGCTTCGGACAGACCGTGCTCGCTTACGATCCGGGTTCACGTGGAGCGATGAGCTACCTCGATGCCGGGCGCGAGCTGGCCATCCGGGGCACGCAGATGGAGCGGACATGA
- the rsmG gene encoding 16S rRNA (guanine(527)-N(7))-methyltransferase RsmG, giving the protein MNETEQRPSAPTPADPPPGADQVFGSRLELAVRFHGLLARRGVELGLIGPREVDRLWDRHLMNSAVISDLFPESARVIDVGSGAGLPGIPLAIARPDLRLTLLEPMARRVGWLEDVADELELSSVTVVRGRAEEKAVRANHGGADVVTARAVAPLAKLAGWCLPLARTGGLLVALKGASAAEEIERDAREVKAAGGGVPEVATRGEGVLEVPTTVVLVPRVEVDRGRDARRRRKKDR; this is encoded by the coding sequence ATGAACGAAACCGAACAGCGTCCGTCCGCGCCGACACCCGCAGACCCCCCGCCCGGAGCGGATCAGGTGTTCGGGTCGCGCTTGGAGCTCGCGGTGCGGTTCCACGGCCTGCTGGCCCGGCGCGGCGTCGAGCTCGGGCTCATCGGCCCTCGCGAGGTCGACCGGCTGTGGGATCGGCACCTGATGAACTCCGCGGTGATCAGCGATCTGTTCCCGGAGAGCGCGCGCGTGATCGACGTCGGCTCCGGTGCCGGGCTCCCCGGCATCCCGCTGGCGATCGCCCGGCCGGATCTGCGCCTGACGCTGCTGGAGCCGATGGCTCGCCGCGTCGGCTGGCTGGAGGACGTCGCGGACGAGCTCGAACTGTCGTCGGTGACTGTGGTGCGTGGCCGCGCCGAGGAGAAGGCGGTGCGGGCGAACCACGGGGGCGCCGACGTGGTGACCGCGCGGGCGGTCGCGCCCCTGGCCAAGCTCGCGGGGTGGTGCCTGCCGCTGGCGCGCACGGGCGGCCTGCTGGTGGCACTCAAGGGCGCCAGCGCGGCCGAGGAGATCGAGCGCGATGCCCGCGAGGTGAAGGCGGCGGGCGGCGGCGTCCCGGAGGTCGCCACCCGGGGCGAGGGTGTGTTGGAGGTGCCGACCACGGTGGTGCTCGTGCCGCGGGTCGAGGTCGACCGCGGCCGTGATGCCCGGCGGCGCAGGAAGAAGGATCGGTGA